A region from the Halosolutus gelatinilyticus genome encodes:
- a CDS encoding glucose 1-dehydrogenase — protein MKAIAVEPGAGTPDLVEIPRPEPGPGEALVRTLRVGVDGTDHEVIAGHHGGLPDGEDRLILGHEAVGVVEDPNGTDLEQGQCVVPTVRRAPNGTNEYFERGEPDMAPEGEYVERGIVGDHGFMAEYFTSPAEFLVSVPDDLAALGFLVEPISISEKAIDHAAASRSAFEWSPESALVLGNGSLGLLTLAMFEDVLEIDRTYCLGRRDRPDPSIDIIESLGATYVDSRETPVSEIPDEYEAVDVVYEATGYAKHAFETIEALAPNGVGVLLGVPGPWEFDVDGGRLHRELVLHNKALLGTVNSHRGHFEAAVDTLSQLPRSFTDDLVTGVYGLDEFETAFETDDDVIKTAIEFASA, from the coding sequence ATGAAAGCAATCGCAGTCGAACCGGGAGCTGGAACACCCGACCTCGTCGAGATACCCCGACCCGAACCCGGGCCGGGCGAGGCGCTCGTCCGGACGCTCCGCGTGGGCGTCGACGGAACGGACCACGAAGTCATCGCGGGCCACCACGGCGGTCTTCCCGACGGCGAAGACCGGTTGATCCTCGGCCACGAGGCCGTTGGCGTCGTCGAAGACCCGAACGGGACCGACCTCGAGCAAGGACAGTGCGTCGTTCCCACCGTCCGACGGGCGCCGAACGGGACCAACGAGTACTTCGAACGGGGCGAACCCGACATGGCTCCCGAAGGCGAGTACGTCGAGCGCGGTATCGTCGGCGACCACGGCTTCATGGCCGAGTATTTCACCAGCCCGGCCGAGTTTCTCGTCTCCGTTCCCGACGACCTCGCCGCGCTCGGATTCCTCGTCGAGCCGATCAGCATCAGCGAGAAAGCCATCGACCACGCCGCCGCCTCCCGATCGGCCTTCGAGTGGTCGCCCGAGTCGGCGCTCGTCCTCGGCAACGGCTCGCTCGGCCTGCTGACGCTCGCGATGTTCGAGGACGTCCTCGAGATCGATCGAACCTACTGTTTGGGGCGGCGCGACCGGCCCGATCCGTCGATCGACATCATCGAGTCGCTCGGTGCGACGTACGTCGACTCCCGGGAGACGCCGGTCTCCGAGATTCCCGACGAGTACGAGGCCGTCGACGTCGTCTACGAGGCGACGGGGTACGCGAAACACGCCTTCGAAACGATCGAGGCGCTCGCGCCGAACGGCGTCGGCGTCCTGCTGGGCGTTCCGGGACCCTGGGAGTTCGACGTCGACGGCGGGCGGCTCCACCGAGAGCTGGTGCTCCACAACAAGGCGCTCCTCGGCACGGTGAACTCCCACCGCGGCCACTTCGAGGCCGCCGTCGATACGCTCAGTCAACTTCCGCGCTCGTTCACCGACGATCTGGTCACCGGAGTGTACGGGCTCGACGAGTTCGAGACCGCCTTCGAAACCGACGACGACGTCATCAAGACCGCGATCGAGTTCGCGTCGGCCTGA
- a CDS encoding mandelate racemase/muconate lactonizing enzyme family protein: MGVDYSQLHDPNAEYTMRDLSADTMGVTAKRGGGRDAEITDVQTTMVDGNFPWTLVRVYTDAGIVGTGEAYWGAGVPELIERMKPFVIGENPLDIDRLYEHLIQKMSGEGSIEGVTVTAISGIEIALHDLAGKILDVPAYQLLGGKYRDRMRVYCDCHTEEEADPEACADEAERVVEELGYDALKFDLDVPSGFEKDRANRHLRPGEIRHKAEIVEKVTERVKDRADVAFDCHWTFSGGSAKRLAAAIEDYDVWWLEDPVPPENLEVQEEVTKSTTTPITVGENRYRVTEERRLIENQAVDIIAPDLPKVGGMRETRKIADVANQYYVPVAMHNVSSPVATVASAHVGAAIPNSLAVEYHSYELGWWEDLVEEDVIEDGYIEIPEEPGLGLTLDLDAVEEHMVDGDDLFDEA; the protein is encoded by the coding sequence ATGGGAGTCGATTATTCGCAACTGCACGACCCGAACGCGGAGTACACCATGCGGGACCTCTCCGCGGACACGATGGGAGTTACGGCCAAACGAGGCGGCGGCCGCGACGCCGAGATCACGGACGTCCAGACGACGATGGTCGACGGGAACTTCCCGTGGACGCTCGTCCGCGTCTACACCGACGCCGGCATCGTCGGCACCGGCGAGGCCTACTGGGGCGCGGGGGTTCCCGAACTGATCGAGCGGATGAAACCGTTCGTTATCGGAGAGAACCCGCTCGACATCGATCGCCTCTACGAGCACCTGATCCAGAAGATGTCCGGCGAGGGGAGCATCGAGGGCGTCACCGTCACCGCCATCTCGGGCATCGAGATCGCCCTGCACGACCTCGCGGGCAAGATCCTCGACGTGCCGGCCTACCAGCTGCTCGGCGGCAAGTACCGCGACCGCATGCGCGTCTACTGCGACTGCCACACCGAGGAGGAGGCCGATCCCGAGGCCTGCGCCGACGAGGCCGAGCGCGTCGTCGAGGAGCTCGGCTACGACGCGCTGAAGTTCGACCTCGACGTCCCCTCGGGCTTCGAGAAGGACCGCGCGAACCGCCACCTCCGCCCCGGCGAGATCCGCCACAAGGCTGAGATCGTCGAGAAGGTCACCGAGCGCGTCAAGGACCGCGCCGACGTCGCCTTCGACTGCCACTGGACGTTCTCCGGCGGCAGCGCGAAGCGCCTCGCCGCCGCGATCGAGGACTACGACGTCTGGTGGCTCGAAGACCCCGTCCCGCCGGAGAATCTCGAAGTCCAGGAGGAAGTGACGAAGTCGACGACGACGCCGATCACCGTCGGCGAGAACCGCTACCGCGTCACCGAGGAGCGGCGCCTGATCGAGAACCAGGCGGTCGACATCATCGCGCCGGACTTGCCCAAGGTCGGCGGCATGCGCGAGACCCGCAAGATCGCCGACGTCGCCAACCAGTACTACGTGCCGGTGGCGATGCACAACGTCTCCTCGCCGGTCGCGACGGTCGCAAGCGCCCACGTGGGCGCGGCGATTCCGAACTCGCTGGCCGTCGAGTACCACAGCTACGAACTGGGCTGGTGGGAGGACTTAGTCGAGGAGGACGTCATCGAAGACGGGTACATCGAGATCCCCGAGGAACCCGGACTCGGCCTCACGCTCGACCTCGACGCCGTCGAAGAGCACATGGTCGACGGCGACGACCTCTTCGACGAAGCCTGA